The Amaranthus tricolor cultivar Red isolate AtriRed21 chromosome 2, ASM2621246v1, whole genome shotgun sequence genome contains the following window.
aacattgttgaattacaaccttatgcttgccttgatgatttaattaaccttgcacataaagtggaaaaacaacaaagaactaaaatgaaggaaacctcacgtttcacttcagcaagaacgaccaatttcaattcctaccaaaagaacactccccatccctattctaaagcccattcgcaagattcaaaagctttgcaaaataatcatttaaagcagCCCGTAAGCGTACCCAATACACCCAaagcaaacaccaattcattcacacctaggagatgttttaagtgtcaaggcttaGGACATATCTcatccgaatgcccaaaccgaaaaatggtgaacttggttgaatttgatgatcatcaagaggaaaacgaggaggatttctgtgacaatgctgaacttgatggggaaatgatatatccagatgaaggagaattattggttatgcgaagagctcttagtggggtcaaagccaaagatccaaacccacaaagggaagcaatatttGATGCAAAGGCATCAAAGCACAAGGATCCAACAAAGGAACAGGAACATGAAGGTACTGGTGACTGTTCCTCTGCACTAAATGACCATGAAACAAGGAAAATCAGCAAAGACACCTTGGACACGACAAAAAGGGATCTACAAAGACTTAAGGAAGCTGAGGAAAGCCAAAGCATCACAAAAACAAACATCATGAACCCAAACAAGGCCACAGAATGCAAGAACAGAACAACAGGTGATTCTGACGACCAGCGGACCTTGCTGACATCTCTGAGCCCAAACCAGGATGACCTGGAACAAGGTGAAGGCATCAGTGACATCTCCTTACATGGGCCAAGCCATAGAGGCCCTAGGGTTCTGCTAACAAACCACCAGGAAGACCTTAGGATAGGCTGAAGGAAGCCTGGTCAGAAGAAAAGGAACATCCGgtttttggctaagtgttggcctTTGTTTAATTctctgttttgttagttaattgCCACGTATTTTAGTCAAGCCTTGTAACGGCTAATTTTTGAGAtgtaaaactctataaatacgtTTGACATTGATGTATTTGGTTTTCACGTTGCATATTGATAATAAGAATCAGAGTTTCATTTTCAGACAAagtgtttgattgtttttgagtttctttgcaaacttgttccaaGGAGGTTCATCTTTGGCCGGAGAATTCATAGGTTTTCAAGCAAACCTATATTCTCAGGGAATCACACAAGGCAAGGAATCATCCTCCTTGCTTTGAGTTTCTGTAGAAGGTTGTAAAGGAGTGGAACAACGTCCACTAGTGCagacatcagaaaatcaagaaccaccTTCTTGATTGTTCTGAGTGTTCTAAACCCCTTTGCATCGAGTGATTTAGGATTGTGCGTGAGTAATTGGATAATCTCTTGACCCCACATTGATCTTTGCATAACAAAGACCATATTCagtctttgttttgcatcaacttggtatcagagccaattcaCGTAAGGGACAAAGAAGAGTATATCAGAAGGACATTTTGAAGAACTGGTCATTTGTTCTGGGTTATTTTGAAGAGGAAATCTGGAGGCGATTACGAAACGAAAGAATTGGAGATTTGTGCATTTCCATTCCTACAACGTTCAGGGAGTGTCTTCCTTTACTTtgaattcattttttaattgtcaTTTCAGATTTGCAATTCATTACACCATTCTTTTTGTATCTGGACACGATTTGTTCTCTGAATTTAGCGATTTTTCTTGTTCGATATTTGAGAAACTTGGGATTATTCTGTGCTGGTTATCTAGCTGTTGTGACTTAGAGACCATGGAAAGGGATGATAGATTTGAAGCTATTGAGGATAAATTGGATAGGTTGTTCGCACATTTAGGGATCGATAATCAGAACAACAGACCACCAATACCAAACCCTAATTGTCGACCATATGAGGATCGGACCATTAAAATCGATATTCCTGAATTTGATGGCATATCACATGACCCCTCtaagtacttggaatgggagagaAGAATGGGAGAATACTTTGAATTTAAAGAAACACCCCCAAACCAACAATTTAAGATCGCCAAGATCAAACTAACCAAATCAGCCGCAGTTTGGTTAGAAAGCGTTCAAAAACAAAGATTTAGGGAAGAAAGGAATAGGATTAGCACTTGGGACAAACTTAGGAAGCAAATGAAGAGGAGATATGTCCCAGCCACGTACAAGCAGCAACTGATTGTACAGTTGTATGCTATGAAGCAGGGAACTAGGTCAGTAGAGGACTACCTGAATGAATGGGAGAGATTGTATCACCTTTGTGACCTTCATGAACCAGAGGAAAATAAAGTAGGAAAGTTTATAGCTGGATTAAGGGAAGAATTTAGGGAAAGATTGATGAATACACCTGACCTTACACTACAACTTGCTACATCTATAGCCATGGAGATTGAGAGACAACACAAGGCAGCAAACCCCCAAATGAGGAACAACAGGACCTATACCCCAAGGAACACTAGTGCTGTGACCATGCCTAGGAAGGAGTTACCACCCTCTGGACCTAAACCTACTACCCCCAGAACAGAGTCAAACACCAAGCCACAGGACATCATTTGTTTTAAATGCAATGGGAGGGGACACTATAAGAGGGATTGTCCCAATGCAAGGGCGTTTACCATGAAAGAATGGATTGACATTAGGCAAAACACTAACCCTAAGAGACTCCTGGTGTTAAAGAATGGGCAAGAGGAAGAATTAGACCCTCCCAGCCTAAGTGATGGTGATGGTACATTTATAACAGATGAGCAGGGAAACTGGCACCCTTTTGAAGGAGATTCTGAGGAGGAAGGAGAGGGAGAGCTGGAAAAAATTCCCCCTGAGGAAGAGCACTTGAGCCTCATTATTAGACGGAGCTTTCACAACACACCCTTGACTAGAAAATCTGACCAAAGAGAAAATATCTTCCAAACAAAGTGCAAAATACAGGGGAAAGtatgtgatttgattattgatagtggAAGTGAGGCAAACTGTGTCAGTAAGCAGTTGGTGGAGGAGTTACACCTAAAGACTAAGGCTCACCCCAATCCTTAtaaaatgaaatggttagacaccAAGGCTAGTGGTTCAGTAAAACATCAGTGCCCAGTAGTCTTGACTTTGGGAACATATGAGGATGAAGTTTTGTGTAATGTCCTAGATATGGATGCATGCCACCTCTTGCTAGGAAGACCCTGGCAATATGACAAGAGAGCCATACACAATGGTTATGACAACACTTACACTATTAGACATAATGGGAAGAGGAAAGAATTTTTACCCCTGCCCCCACACAGAGCAGTGCCACCTAAGCCCTCTAAGGAACATGTGCAGTTGATGAATAGAAAAGAGTGTGAAAGGGAAGTGCAGGGAACAGAAGAGCTGTATTTGTTAGTCACCAAGGAAGTGCAAGATCCCACACCTATACCTGCTGAAATGGCTAGACTATTAGAACAATATAAGGATGTGTTTCCCACTGAGCTACCACCTGGATTACCACCATTCAGGGGGGTGGAACACCAAATTGACTTACTACCGGGGGCTAGTCTTCCTAACAAGCCTGCTTATAGGACTAATCCCAAAGAGGCCCAAGAATTACAGAGACAGGTAGAGGATTTGATGAAGAGGGGCTATGTCAGGGAGAGTTTGAGTCCTTGTGCTGTACCCACTCTGCTTGTGCCTAAGAAGGATGGCACATGGAGAATGTGTATTGATAGTCGTAGTGTaaacaacataaccatcaagTATAGGTTCCCTATACCTAGGATTGATGACATATTGGATGAGTTAGGGGGTTCTCAATGGTTTAGCAAGGTGGATCTCAGGAGTGGATACCACCAAATCAGGATGAAAacaggggatgaatggaaaacagcCTTCAAAACCAAGTATGGGCTGTATGAGTGGCTtgttatgccctttggtttgaCAGGTGCCCCTAGCACCTTTATGCGCCTGATGAATGATATTTTGAGACCTTTCCTAGGGAAGTTTATAGTTGTTTACCTAGATGACATACTCATCTACAGCAAGGACATAGCAGCCCACCTAGACCACCTCCAACAACTATTTGAGGTTCTGAGAAAACAGAGGTTGTATGCAAAGCTTGAAAAATGTAATTTCTTACTTCCTGAAGTTAGTTTTTTAGGGTACATTGTGGGTAGGGAGGGAGTCAAGGTAGACCCAACTAAAATCCAAGCAATACAGGATTGGCCTATACCCACAACCCTCACACAAATTAGGTCTTTTCATGGGCTGGCCTCCTTCTACAGGAGGTTTATCAGGGACTTCAGCTCTGTTATGGCACCCATAACAGAGTGCACAAAACAGGGGAAGTTTAACTGGACACCCAAGGCACAGCAGGCCTTTGAAACCCTTAAAAGTATGATGTGTAGTGCTCCCATTCTCAAGCTACCTGATTTCACTAAACCCTTTGAGTTAGAGTGTGATGCCAGTGGTATGGGGATTGGGGCAGTGCTTGTTCAAGAAGGTAGACCAGTGGCGTTTTTCAGTGAAAAGCTTAACAATAGTAGGCTTAATTACTCCACCTATGACAAGGAGTTCTATGCTATCATAAGAGCTTTAGACCATTGGTCTCATTACTTAAGGATTCAACCTTTCATCTTGCATACTGACCATGAATCTTTGAAACATATAAACAGCCAACACAAGTTGAGTAGTAGGCATGCTAGGTGGGTGGAATTCATGCAAACCTTTGACTTTTCAGCTAAGTACAAGGTAGGCAAAACCAACATCATTGCTGATGCTCTTAGCAGAAAATACAGTATGCTGGGTATATTAAGTGccaaggttttgggttttgaatttaTCAAGGAACAATACCAGACCTGCCCTGACTTTGCTAACATATATGAATCATGTGAAACCACACCACAGGGGTTGTTTAGTATTCATCAGGGCTATTTGTTTAAGGGAAACAAACTTTGCATTCCTAAACTACCACTGAGAACAGTGTTGGTAAAGGAGGTGCATGAGGGTAGCATAGCTGGCCATTTTGGCATTCAGAAGACCCTTGACATGCTTGCCAAGCATTTTTATTGGCCAAGAATGCTTGGTACAGTAGGCAAACACATACTTAGGTGTGAGACTTGTTTAAAGGCTAAAGTGACTTTTCACAAAGGAGAGTATCTTCCCTTGCCTGTAGCTCACAAACCATGGGAACACATAAGCATGGATTTCATGGTAGCCCTACCCAAAACAAGGAGGGGAAAGGATGCTATTATGGTAGTGGTAGATAGGTTTTCAAAAATGTCACATTTCATAGCTTGCACTAAAACTGATGATGCACAGCATATAGCCAAACTATACTTTGCTGAAATAGTTAGATTGCATGGCATACCCAAGTCCATTGTCTCTGACAGGGATAGCAAATTTTTGAGTCATTTTTGGAAGACCTTGTGGAGGATGTTGGGCACTAAGCTATTGTTTAGTACAGCATATCACCCTCAGactgatggtcaaacagaggtgACCAACAGAACCTTGGGTACTCTGTTAAGGTCATTAGTGACTACTAATGTTAGGGAATGGGATTTGAAATTGTGCTATGCTGAATTTGCTTTTAACAGATCACCAAGTCGTGCCACCAAACATACTCCATTTGAATGTGTGTATGGCACTAACCCATTACTTCCTATATCTCTGATTGACTTGCCTATATGTGACAGCAAAACAGAGGAAGCTGCAGATTTAATCAAGCAAATGGAAGAGATTCACAAGCAAGTCCATGCAAACCTGGAAGAGACCAACAGGAAATACAAGAAACAAGCTGACAAACACCTGAGAGCAAGGCAACCAATCCAGGAAGGTGATCAAGTATGGGTCTACTTAAGAAAAAAACGTTTCCCACACCTCAGAAAAAACAAGTTGCAGCCCAGAGCCATAGGCCCTTATCAAGTGTCAAGGAAAATTGGGAGCAATGCCTTTGAGATCCAGCTGCCTGCAGACTTCAACATCTCTCCTATCTTCAACATAGGAGACCTGACACTGCATCAACCAgtccaagaattgaggacaattctcccCCAAGAGGGAGGAGTTGATGCAAAGGCATCAAAGCACAAGGATCCAACAAAGGAACAGGAACATGAAGGTACTGGTGACTGTTCCTCTGCACCAAATGACCATGAAACAAGGAAAATCAGCAAAGACACCTTGGACACGACAAAAAGGGATCTACAAAGACTTAAGGAAGCTGAGGAAAGCCAAAGCATCACAAAAACAAACATCATGAACCCAAACAAGGCCACAGAATGCAAGAACAGAACAACAGGTGATTCTGACGACCAGCGGACCTTGCTGACATCTCTGAGCCCAAACCAGGATGACCTGGAACAAGGTGAAGGCATCAGTGACATCTCCTTACATGGGCCAAGCCATAGAGGCCCTAGGGTTCTGCTAACAAACCACCAGGAAGACCTTAGGATAGGCTGAAGGAAGCCTGGTCAGAAGAAAAGGAACATCCGgtttttggctaagtgttggcctTTGTTTAATTctctgttttgttagttaattgCCACGTATTTTAGTCAAGCCTTGTAACGGCTAATTTTTGAGAtgtaaaactctataaatacgtTTGACATTGATGTATTTGGTTTTCACGTTGCATATTGATAATAAGAATCAGAGTTTCATTTTCAGACAAagtgtttgattgtttttgagtttgtttgcaaacttgttccaaGGAGGTTCATCTTTGGCCGGAGAATTCATAGGTTTTCAAGCAAACCTATATTCTCAGGGAATCACACAAGGCAAGGAATCATCCTCCTTGCTTTGAGTTTCTGTAGAAGGTTGTAAAGGAGTGGAACAACGTCCACTAGTGCagacatcagaaaatcaagaacaaccTTCTTGATTGTTCTGAGTGTTCTAAACCCCTTTGCATCGAGTGATTTAGGATTGTGCGTGAGTAATTGGATAATATCTTGACCCCACATTGATCTTTGCATAACAAAGACCATATTCagtctttgttttgcatcaatattccacacaaaatgtacggttaaaggtaagatctgttcgcttatcattgatggaggaagttgcactaatgtcgcttcaaagaccatggtggacaagcttaatctcaccgccactccacaccccgagccatacatgattcaatggttgaatcaaaacaaaggtattcctgtaaactctcaagttttactatcgttttcaataggcaatagttataaggagagtcttttatgtgatgttatacctatggatgcatgtcatgttttattaggaagaccttggcaatatgatagaaaagttatgcataatggctttaaaaatacacatacttttgttttaaataagaaaaagatcacgttagctccatatgcacctggccataattctaaattacaagcaactttaacaaattttcattctttgattcctatacttaaaagtgaacaacatgaatttgtggaacgaaaagaattgttattgctaaatgatgaaaccgaatctgttttgcatgatcaccctttgcttgtgcctttacttgatgaatttgcgcatgtttttcctattgagatacctaatggacttccaccaaaaagggacatacaacataagattgatttcattcccggttccacattacctaacaaaccagcctatagaactaatcctaaagagaccgaagaaattaggagacaagttgatgaattgttagctaaaggtttgattagagagtccataagtccttgtgccgtccctaccttacttgtgcctaagaaaactggagaaatgaggatgtgtgtggacagtagagccattaatagaatcaccatcaagtatagatttccaatacctagactcaatgacttgttagatgatttatatggttcgaaagttttttctaaaatcgaccttaggagtggatatcaccaagttagaatttatgaaggggatgaatggaaaaccgcatttaaaactaaagaaggactttatgaatggttagtcatgccctttgggttgtctaatgcaccttctacctttatgagacttatga
Protein-coding sequences here:
- the LOC130805608 gene encoding uncharacterized protein LOC130805608, with amino-acid sequence MRRREAIFDAKASKHKDPTKEQEHEGTGDCSSALNDHETRKISKDTLDTTKRDLQRLKEAEESQSITKTNIMNPNKATECKNRTTGDSDDQRTLLTSLSPNQDDLEQGEGISDISLHGPSHRGPRTKCLIVFEFLCKLVPRRFIFGRRIHRFSSKPIFSGNHTRQGIILLALSFCRRANSRKGQRRVYQKDILKNWSFVLGYFEEEIWRRLRNERIGDLCISIPTTFAIHYTILFVSGHDLFSEFSDFSCSIFEKLGIILCWLSSCCDLETMERDDRFEAIEDKLDRLFAHLGIDNQNNRPPIPNPNCRPYEDRTIKIDIPEFDGISHDPSKYLEWERRMGEYFEFKETPPNQQFKIAKIKLTKSAAVWLESVQKQRFREERNRISTWDKLRKQMKRRYVPATYKQQLIVQLYAMKQGTRSVEDYLNEWERLYHLCDLHEPEENKVGKFIAGLREEFRERLMNTPDLTLQLATSIAMEIERQHKAANPQMRNNRTYTPRNTSAVTMPRKELPPSGPKPTTPRTESNTKPQDIICFKCNGRGHYKRDCPNARAFTMKEWIDIRQNTNPKRLLVLKNGQEEELDPPSLSDGDGTFITDEQGNWHPFEGDSEEEGEGELEKIPPEEEHLSLIIRRSFHNTPLTRKSDQRENIFQTKCKIQGKVCDLIIDSGSEANCVSKQLVEELHLKTKAHPNPYKMKWLDTKASGSVKHQCPVVLTLGTYEDEVLCNVLDMDACHLLLGRPWQYDKRAIHNGYDNTYTIRHNGKRKEFLPLPPHRAVPPKPSKEHVQLMNRKECEREVQGTEELYLLVTKEVQDPTPIPAEMARLLEQYKDVFPTELPPGLPPFRGVEHQIDLLPGASLPNKPAYRTNPKEAQELQRQVEDLMKRGYVRESLSPCAVPTLLVPKKDGTWRMCIDSRSVNNITIKYRFPIPRIDDILDELGGSQWFSKVDLRSGYHQIRMKTGDEWKTAFKTKYGLYEWLVMPFGLTGAPSTFMRLMNDILRPFLGKFIVVYLDDILIYSKDIAAHLDHLQQLFEVLRKQRLYAKLEKCNFLLPEVSFLGYIVGREGVKVDPTKIQAIQDWPIPTTLTQIRSFHGLASFYRRFIRDFSSVMAPITECTKQGKFNWTPKAQQAFETLKSMMCSAPILKLPDFTKPFELECDASGMGIGAVLVQEGRPVAFFSEKLNNSRLNYSTYDKEFYAIIRALDHWSHYLRIQPFILHTDHESLKHINSQHKLSSRHARWVEFMQTFDFSAKYKVGKTNIIADALSRKYSMLGILSAKVLGFEFIKEQYQTCPDFANIYESCETTPQGLFSIHQGYLFKGNKLCIPKLPLRTVLVKEVHEGSIAGHFGIQKTLDMLAKHFYWPRMLGTVGKHILRCETCLKAKVTFHKGEYLPLPVAHKPWEHISMDFMVALPKTRRGKDAIMVVVDRFSKMSHFIACTKTDDAQHIAKLYFAEIVRLHGIPKSIVSDRDSKFLSHFWKTLWRMLGTKLLFSTAYHPQTDGQTEVTNRTLGTLLRSLVTTNVREWDLKLCYAEFAFNRSPSRATKHTPFECVYGTNPLLPISLIDLPICDSKTEEAADLIKQMEEIHKQVHANLEETNRKYKKQADKHLRARQPIQEGDQVWVYLRKKRFPHLRKNKLQPRAIGPYQVSRKIGSNAFEIQLPADFNISPIFNIGDLTLHQPVQELRTILPQEGGVDAKASKHKDPTKEQEHEGTGDCSSAPNDHETRKISKDTLDTTKRDLQRLKEAEESQSITKTNIMNPNKATECKNRTTGDSDDQRTLLTSLSPNQDDLEQGEGISDISLHGPSHRGPRVLLTNHQEDLRIG